Proteins co-encoded in one Papaver somniferum cultivar HN1 chromosome 5, ASM357369v1, whole genome shotgun sequence genomic window:
- the LOC113284490 gene encoding titin homolog, with translation MSQNLNYSFFLKQQNLIFIQTVNIPTSLVVISELNSSVVLDFSSNSQFLTGSTTILLSETKREKKKEIFTDLIIIMGSSGKYRFNEEDMVIDECLGYPKSYSKLCRDVHLNNPYKNGPPFSFTPYILQPQEVSREKELDQIFPITNPEAKPSTKPKIYANLLWKQLNHLGNAGFDPTQFRVDPYGNVLYYHADAGSPLAWEIDHWFPCSRGGRTVPSNLRLLQWQVCKKKQNKLEFLVPWWDLQVGISVNQFLSIFASTNSDFRNRAFSLLFADGGNEELSSMQTVESHAFPTHFCETKQKVGLAPAAIVSCQKEGSNSSSVLRNVDLNRSLRPSSPATAKSSHRPSYSKENENANPYLTIAMARDSLRRKDETQVEIRKLDDELDDLKQKNEEERVALQDLESVLIKRRRRTEKCRRLAEAQSSYKALLEKMIRDAMHQSVMYKEQARLNQAATTALMARLEAQKAICDTSEKDLHRKYKQRDEIETQIRPHPELARKRSRNDDFLSEERNENDVIFIPEVRPWKPLQKELRVFLEEEQKASEASLALMEEREREEHREELLKENASEMRGQHNVPPILVENGKVPVGNRCQEPEIEDEKKKKKMASRASSVTQSPGRHEEDEESRKQRGKGNVEKWLQMLLDDTKEEHSTELPNQSTNENDKTDKEMREKLNFKIPKDIRTSKFPASTSSKRAQIDPVRDDASGTYSVGKHIERRKSFQGKERRERSERDKETMRCESARAFRPIPHSPSVILRMTKNDCLGKKPVVNGSDEDLDDRIVANNFIKSSIKTLKKAVQI, from the exons ATGTCCCAAAATTTGAattactctttttttttgaaacaacaaAATCTCATTTTCATTCAGACCGTTAACATTCCCACTTCTCTTGTAGTTATCTCCGAACTCAACTCCTCAGTTGTACTAGACTTCTCTTCTAACTCACAGTTCCTCACTGGGTCTACGACTATTCTCCTTTCtgaaacaaaaagagaaaagaaaaaagagatctTTACAgatttaataataataatgggAAGCAGCGGCAAGTACAGATTTAATGAAGAAGATATGGTGATTGATGAATGTCTTGGATACCCTAAATCTTATTCTAAGCTTTGTAGAGATGTTCATCTTAACAATCCATACAAAAACGGACCTcctttctcttttactccttaTATTCTGCAACCCCAAGAG GTTTCAAGAGAAAAGGAGTTGGATCAGATATTTCCAATTACTAATCCAGAAGCAAAACCCTCTACTAAGCCCAAAATTTATGCAAATCTTCTATGGAAGCAGCTCAACCACCTCGG GAATGCTGGTTTTGATCCTACACAATTTAGAGTGGATCCATATGGAAACGTGTTGTATTACCACGCAGATGCCGGTTCTCCGCTTGCATGGGAGATTGATCATTGGTTTCCTTGCTCAA GAGGAGGAAGGACAGTCCCTAGCAACCTAAGGCTATTGCAGTGGCAAGTATGTAAAAAGAAGCAAAACAAGCTGGAATTTCTTGTTCCATGGTGGGATCTTCAAGTGGGTATCTCTGTCAATCAGTTCCTCTCAATATTCGCTTCTACGAATTCCGATTTcag GAATAGAGCTTTCTCTTTGTTGTTCGCTGATGGTGGAAACGAGGAATTGAGCTCTATGCAAACTGTCGAGTCACATGCCTTTCCAACGCATTTTTGTGAGACGAAGCAAAAAGTAGGTCTCGCGCCTGCTGCCATTGTATCATGTCAGAAAGAGGGCTCGAATTCGTCATCTGTGTTGAGAAATGTCGATCTCAATAGATCATTGAGGCCTAGTTCTCCTGCAACTG CCAAGTCAAGTCATAGACCAAGTTACTCGAAAGAAAACGAAAATGCCAACCCGTATTTGACCATTGCTATGGCTAGAGATTCTTTGAGGCGAAAAGATGAGACTCAAGTGGAGATACGGAAGCTGGACGATGAATTGGATGATCTAAAGCAGAAGAACGAAGAAGAACGAGTTGCTCTTCAGGATTTGGAATCGGTTCTGATTAAGCGTAGGAGAAGAACAGAGAAATGCAGGCGGTTAGCTGAGGCACAATCTTCATATAAAGCTTTACTTGAAAAGATGATTCGAGATGCTATGCACCA GAGTGTAATGTACAAAGAGCAAGCGAGGTTGAACCAGGCCGCAACTACTGCTCTCATGGCAAGGCTTGAAGCTCAAAAGGCAATATGTGATACCTCTGAGAAAGATCTTCACCGAAAGTACAAACAAAGAGACGAAATTGAGACACAAATCAGGCCTCACCCAGAACTAGCTAGGAAGAGATCGAGAAATGATGATTTTCTATCTGAAGAAAGGAATGAAAACGATGTTATATTCATACCAGAAGTAAGGCCATGGAAGCCTCTACAGAAGGAATTGAGGGTGTTCTTAGAAGAAGAACAGAAGGCATCTGAAGCTAGCTTAGCACTTATGGAAGAACGAGAGAGAGAAGAACATAGGGAAGAACTGCTAAAGGAAAATGCCTCAGAAATGCGCGGTCAACATAATGTACCTCCTATTCTGGTGGAAAATGGGAAAGTACCAGTTGGAAATAGGTGTCAGGAACCGGAGattgaagatgagaagaagaaaaagaagatggcgAGCAGGGCGAGTTCGGTCACTCAAAGTCCAGGTAGACACGAGGAGGATGAAGAGTCGAGAAAACAACGTGGGAAGGGAAATGTAGAGAAGTGGCTCCAAATGCTGTTAGATGACACCAAGGAAGAACATTCTACTGAATTGCCTAATCAGAGCACTAATGAAAATGATAAGACTGACAAAGAAATGAGAGAAAAGCTGAACTTTAAGATTCCGAAGGATATTAGAACTTCAAAGTTTCCAGCATCAACGAGTTCTAAAAGAGCACAAATAGATCCAGTGCGAGATGATGCAAGTGGAACGTACAGTGTTGGAAAACATATTGAGAGAAGAAAGAGCTTTCAAGGGAAGGAGAGAAGAGAAAGGAGTGAAAGGGACAAGGAAACTATGAGGTGTGAGAGTGCCAGAGCTTTTAGGCCAATTCCACATTCTCCTTCAGTGATTCTTAGAATGACAAAAAATGACTGCTTGGGGAAGAAGCCCGTAGTTAATGGGTCTGATGAAGATCTGGATGATCGTATTGTGGCAAACAATTTCATCAAATCATCAATCAAGACTCTTAAGAAAGCTGTGCAAATATAA
- the LOC113278530 gene encoding B3 domain-containing protein Os11g0197600-like isoform X2, whose product MVKKTRKALTSKSSSLVTRRVPEFFKIFLSPESFYKMKVPVEFLEQLTCGIPGSFSLCGPSGKVWRVRLLEMGDGYYFKDGWEDFVIDNFMSNKDFCAFKYVSKNCLQVQIFERNGCEKESAFKANCSQASTTNFSARHKGKKAVKNQGERLGGPFISRRRDITVEAEHMALNAALGFVSKKPYAMITMRKSHVYTGFCLPLPRSFWKAHLPDCSQEMTLRDPRGETWSVRLYVNQIHQVGQLTEGWRKISFTNNIEASDVCIFELVKPNEFKLHIFRVIEEIIPLRRQRDM is encoded by the exons ATGGTGAAGAAGACAAGAAAAGCACTAACTTCTAAGTCATCTTCATTGGTAACTAGAAGAGTTCCTGAGTTCTTCAAGATCTTTTTATCCCCTGAAAGCTTCTACAAAATG AAAGTCCCGGTAGAGTTCTTAGAACAATTAACATGTGGAATTCCTGGATCATTTTCTTTATGTGGTCCAAGTGGAAAAGTTTGGAGAGTCCGCTTGCTTGAGATGGGTGACGGCTATTACTTTAAAGACGGATGGGAAGACTTTGTGATTGATAACTTCATGAGCAATAAAGATTTTTGTGCTTTTAAATATGTTAGCAAGAATTGTTTACAAGTGCAAATATTTGAGCGAAATGGATGTGAAAAAGAATCTGCATTTAAAGCCAATTGCAGTCAAGCATCTACAACCAATTTTTCTGCAAGACACAAGGGGAAAAAGGCAGTGAAGAATCAAG GTGAAAGACTAGGGGGACCTTTTATATCACGAAGACGTGACATCACAGTGGAAGCAGAACATATGGCACTGAATGCAGCACTTGGGTTTGTCTCTAAAAAGCCCTATGCAATGATCACTATGCGGAAATCCCATGTTTATACTGGTTTCTGTTTG CCATTGCCACGCTCATTCTGGAAGGCGCATCTTCCTGACTGCAGTCAAGAAATGACTTTAAGGGATCCTCGTGGAGAAACATGGAGTGTCAGGCTTTACGTGAATCAAATTCACCAGGTTGGACAACTTACTGAAGGGTGGCGTAAGATTTCCTTCACAAACAACATTGAAGCTAGTGATGTATGCATCTTCGAACTCGTGAAACCAAACGAGTTCAAGTTGCATATTTTCAGGGTTATAGAAGAGATCATACCATTGAGAAGGCAACGTGATATGTGA
- the LOC113278530 gene encoding B3 domain-containing protein Os11g0197600-like isoform X1, which translates to MVKKTRKALTSKSSSLVTRRVPEFFKIFLSPESFYKMKVPVEFLEQLTCGIPGSFSLCGPSGKVWRVRLLEMGDGYYFKDGWEDFVIDNFMSNKDFCAFKYVSKNCLQVQIFERNGCEKESAFKANCSQASTTNFSARHKGKKAVKNQGKFPIFKGRASTMNLSARCWGGKAVKNQGKFPIIKGRASTMNRSARCWGKKAVKNQGERLGGPFISRRRDITVEAEHMALNAALGFVSKKPYAMITMRKSHVYTGFCLPLPRSFWKAHLPDCSQEMTLRDPRGETWSVRLYVNQIHQVGQLTEGWRKISFTNNIEASDVCIFELVKPNEFKLHIFRVIEEIIPLRRQRDM; encoded by the exons ATGGTGAAGAAGACAAGAAAAGCACTAACTTCTAAGTCATCTTCATTGGTAACTAGAAGAGTTCCTGAGTTCTTCAAGATCTTTTTATCCCCTGAAAGCTTCTACAAAATG AAAGTCCCGGTAGAGTTCTTAGAACAATTAACATGTGGAATTCCTGGATCATTTTCTTTATGTGGTCCAAGTGGAAAAGTTTGGAGAGTCCGCTTGCTTGAGATGGGTGACGGCTATTACTTTAAAGACGGATGGGAAGACTTTGTGATTGATAACTTCATGAGCAATAAAGATTTTTGTGCTTTTAAATATGTTAGCAAGAATTGTTTACAAGTGCAAATATTTGAGCGAAATGGATGTGAAAAAGAATCTGCATTTAAAGCCAATTGCAGTCAAGCATCTACAACCAATTTTTCTGCAAGACACAAGGGGAAAAAGGCAGTGAAGAATCAAGGTAAGTTTCCAATATTTAAAGGTCGGGCATCTACAATGAATCTTTCTGCAAGATGTTGGGGGGGAAAGGCAGTGAAGAATCAAGGTAAGTTTCCAATAATTAAAGGTCGAGCATCTACAATGAATCGTTCTGCAAGATGCTGGGGAAAAAAGGCAGTGAAGAATCAAG GTGAAAGACTAGGGGGACCTTTTATATCACGAAGACGTGACATCACAGTGGAAGCAGAACATATGGCACTGAATGCAGCACTTGGGTTTGTCTCTAAAAAGCCCTATGCAATGATCACTATGCGGAAATCCCATGTTTATACTGGTTTCTGTTTG CCATTGCCACGCTCATTCTGGAAGGCGCATCTTCCTGACTGCAGTCAAGAAATGACTTTAAGGGATCCTCGTGGAGAAACATGGAGTGTCAGGCTTTACGTGAATCAAATTCACCAGGTTGGACAACTTACTGAAGGGTGGCGTAAGATTTCCTTCACAAACAACATTGAAGCTAGTGATGTATGCATCTTCGAACTCGTGAAACCAAACGAGTTCAAGTTGCATATTTTCAGGGTTATAGAAGAGATCATACCATTGAGAAGGCAACGTGATATGTGA